From a single Planococcus shenhongbingii genomic region:
- a CDS encoding nuclease-related domain-containing protein, whose translation MILKQRQAPPELFQLESLLKRLPPTHTQFPHWSEKLRRISAGYHGEQRIDSLWHEIDIPIPHYFIHDLFIQKQQSSHQIDTLLITSHFILILEVKSISGLLHFDVQTRQFSRTNKDGSIDGLRNPDDQVRRHEKWIEQFLTERKIKLPVIGAIVFTYPSAVIQSRAGKRIMIQSSGLPFLMDQLLKEYPREILSKALIKKLSGQLTKLHLIKPLSPLILPSGLLTGVLCSRCEREKMFYKRKNWFCNICLFSDPHAHLDALKQYRSLFGSTISNREFRAFTGISSVSAASKLLAASKMAFEGSFKDRVYHIPEDFLSADSILPS comes from the coding sequence TTGATACTTAAACAACGCCAGGCTCCGCCCGAACTCTTCCAGCTCGAAAGTTTACTCAAGAGACTTCCTCCTACCCATACCCAATTCCCCCATTGGTCAGAAAAACTTCGGCGAATCAGCGCCGGCTATCACGGCGAACAACGCATTGATTCCCTTTGGCACGAAATCGACATCCCAATCCCCCACTATTTTATCCATGATTTATTTATTCAAAAACAGCAATCCTCACATCAAATCGACACTCTTCTTATAACCAGCCATTTCATTTTAATTCTTGAAGTCAAAAGCATTTCCGGCCTGCTTCATTTTGATGTGCAAACTCGTCAATTTTCTAGGACAAATAAAGACGGCAGCATTGACGGCTTGCGGAATCCCGATGACCAAGTACGGCGCCATGAGAAATGGATTGAGCAATTCCTAACCGAACGTAAAATAAAACTGCCCGTTATCGGTGCCATCGTTTTTACTTATCCTTCTGCAGTTATTCAATCGAGAGCTGGAAAACGCATCATGATCCAATCTTCAGGGTTGCCTTTTTTGATGGATCAATTGCTGAAAGAATATCCAAGGGAGATTCTTTCAAAAGCATTAATCAAGAAGCTCTCAGGTCAACTCACGAAACTCCACTTAATAAAACCGCTTTCTCCATTAATATTGCCAAGCGGCTTATTGACTGGAGTTCTATGCTCAAGATGCGAAAGAGAGAAAATGTTTTATAAGCGAAAAAACTGGTTTTGCAACATTTGTCTATTTTCAGATCCACACGCACACCTGGATGCTTTAAAACAATATCGTTCTTTATTTGGCTCTACGATTTCAAATCGGGAATTTCGCGCATTTACCGGCATTTCTTCTGTATCCGCTGCTTCTAAACTTTTGGCTGCTTCCAAGATGGCCTTTGAGGGAAGTTTCAAAGATCGGGTATACCATATTCCAGAGGATTTTTTGAGTGCGGACAGTATTCTACCAAGTTAG
- a CDS encoding NADPH-dependent FMN reductase, producing MKILLVDGTIIGSKTGVILEQVQTYIKDFNPEMELLILNLADYEHQFVDGRPLGEYNEDMREIVRRFENADGYIIASPIFQGSIPGVLKNTFDMLHPRTMRYKPVSIVANGGTYQHHLVIENQLKPILDYFRCLVTPNYVYTHTSHFDDNNTIINEDVHDRLRELARVFVQYAEMSKHLSKETIDNP from the coding sequence ATGAAGATTTTATTAGTGGATGGAACCATTATTGGTTCGAAGACCGGTGTGATTTTGGAGCAAGTGCAAACATATATCAAAGATTTCAATCCGGAGATGGAGCTTCTCATTTTAAACTTGGCTGATTATGAGCATCAATTTGTTGATGGCCGGCCACTTGGCGAATACAACGAGGATATGCGGGAAATCGTTCGCCGCTTTGAAAATGCAGATGGCTACATTATCGCATCTCCGATTTTCCAAGGCTCTATTCCTGGAGTGCTGAAAAACACATTTGATATGCTGCACCCTCGCACGATGCGCTATAAGCCGGTTTCCATCGTAGCAAACGGAGGCACGTATCAGCATCATCTGGTCATTGAAAATCAGCTGAAGCCGATACTCGATTATTTCCGCTGCCTCGTAACACCGAACTATGTGTATACGCACACTAGCCATTTTGATGACAACAATACTATCATTAATGAAGACGTTCACGATCGCTTGCGCGAATTGGCCCGTGTTTTCGTCCAATATGCTGAGATGAGCAAGCATTTATCCAAGGAAACGATTGACAATCCTTGA
- a CDS encoding cation:proton antiporter: MLIFFLGVLSQWIAWRLQLPAIVLMSISGLLVGPIFGIISPAERFGELFSPIISLAVAIILFEGSLNLNFKEVKNFSKPLWRIATWGAFIAWIAGSLAAHYMAGLSLAVSFVIGGLFIVTGPTVILPMLRQAKLKPRPAAILKWEGIVVDPFGALLALFAFQFVLFAMGEESASAFGLFFLASLFSVLLGIVAGWGMGRMFEKGQVPEFLKSPMVFAVVLLVFAVSDTVMPQTGLLAVTSMGIMMANMNITSINEMRHFKENISVLLISSIFVMLTASLSLDILIGIFNPRIIAFVLAMLFIVRPLSIWLSTIGTNLSFQEKLLVGWIAPRGIVALTVSGYFAATLMDAGFEDAELLTALTFALVFSTVVAHGFSIGWLGRKLGLVSSVEPGILIVGSSRFTVKLGKMLHDMNKNVLIVDSAWGRLRLAREEGVPNFNGEILSEHTEYEKDLTPYETMIVASENDSYNSLVTSNFVPKLGRTHLFQTAIHIGNPKDFHASLSGKTLFGPEWNIQALEEKAEEGYAMRKTQLTEQFTYEKFREKSVEGTIPLFIERAQGKIEFFTAENGAEPKTGDTIVSFSPPAHQEIRTQEKLETSRIKSGIQS, from the coding sequence ATGCTGATTTTTTTCCTTGGAGTTTTATCACAATGGATTGCTTGGCGGCTGCAGCTGCCTGCCATTGTCCTTATGTCGATTTCCGGGCTTCTTGTAGGTCCCATATTCGGCATTATTTCTCCAGCGGAAAGGTTCGGTGAATTATTCAGCCCGATCATTTCATTGGCTGTGGCCATTATTTTATTTGAAGGAAGCCTGAATTTAAATTTTAAAGAAGTAAAAAACTTCAGCAAGCCGCTATGGCGCATTGCTACATGGGGGGCGTTTATCGCCTGGATTGCGGGATCGCTCGCCGCTCACTATATGGCCGGTCTGTCACTCGCCGTTTCGTTTGTTATCGGCGGCTTGTTCATTGTTACCGGGCCGACAGTGATTCTGCCGATGCTGCGGCAGGCAAAATTAAAACCTCGTCCGGCAGCGATTTTGAAATGGGAAGGCATTGTCGTCGATCCTTTCGGTGCATTGCTGGCATTATTCGCTTTTCAATTTGTTTTATTCGCAATGGGAGAAGAATCCGCATCGGCGTTCGGCTTGTTCTTTTTAGCCTCATTGTTTTCAGTGCTCCTTGGCATTGTTGCCGGCTGGGGGATGGGCAGGATGTTCGAAAAAGGGCAAGTGCCTGAATTCCTCAAGTCGCCGATGGTGTTTGCGGTTGTGCTGCTGGTATTTGCCGTTTCAGATACCGTTATGCCCCAAACAGGATTGCTTGCCGTTACGTCAATGGGCATCATGATGGCGAATATGAATATCACATCCATCAATGAAATGCGCCATTTCAAAGAAAATATTTCGGTGCTGTTGATCTCGAGCATTTTCGTTATGCTGACGGCATCGTTGAGCTTGGACATATTGATTGGAATCTTTAATCCTCGGATTATCGCCTTTGTCCTGGCGATGCTCTTTATCGTCCGCCCGCTGTCTATCTGGCTTTCAACAATCGGAACTAATTTATCGTTCCAGGAAAAGTTGTTGGTCGGCTGGATTGCGCCGCGCGGAATTGTCGCGCTGACGGTCTCCGGCTACTTTGCCGCGACATTGATGGACGCAGGATTCGAAGACGCGGAATTATTGACGGCGCTGACGTTTGCCTTGGTCTTCTCAACCGTCGTGGCACATGGATTTTCCATCGGCTGGCTCGGGAGGAAGCTGGGGCTTGTTTCATCCGTTGAACCCGGAATACTGATTGTTGGGAGCAGCCGGTTCACTGTAAAACTGGGCAAAATGCTGCACGATATGAATAAGAACGTTTTGATTGTGGACTCGGCGTGGGGCCGCCTGCGATTGGCCCGCGAGGAAGGCGTGCCAAATTTCAACGGAGAAATCCTATCGGAACATACCGAGTATGAGAAAGATTTAACGCCTTATGAAACGATGATTGTAGCGAGTGAGAACGATTCGTATAATTCATTGGTCACCAGTAATTTCGTGCCGAAACTGGGGCGTACGCATTTATTTCAAACTGCTATCCATATAGGAAATCCGAAAGATTTCCATGCTTCTCTCAGCGGCAAAACCTTATTCGGCCCAGAATGGAACATCCAGGCACTTGAAGAAAAGGCTGAGGAAGGATACGCCATGCGGAAAACGCAGTTGACTGAGCAATTTACTTATGAAAAATTCCGTGAGAAGTCAGTGGAAGGCACCATTCCTTTATTCATTGAGCGGGCGCAAGGAAAGATTGAATTCTTTACCGCTGAAAACGGGGCGGAACCGAAAACAGGAGATACCATTGTCAGCTTTTCACCGCCGGCCCATCAGGAAATCCGCACGCAAGAGAAATTGGAAACCAGCCGGATTAAAAGCGGAATTCAGTCTTAA
- a CDS encoding SE1832 family protein, which yields MEKNLRVNLVNRQELEYEIAELKSDYTRQQGDIEKLETTGHARMVDQAEERLEKMEQRLAELNKKLAEL from the coding sequence ATGGAAAAAAATCTAAGGGTGAATCTAGTGAACCGACAGGAACTTGAGTATGAAATTGCTGAACTAAAAAGTGATTACACACGCCAACAAGGTGATATTGAAAAGTTGGAAACCACTGGACATGCAAGAATGGTGGACCAGGCAGAAGAACGCTTGGAAAAAATGGAACAACGCCTCGCGGAATTGAATAAAAAACTCGCGGAACTGTAG
- the abc-f gene encoding ribosomal protection-like ABC-F family protein yields MSLLTVENLSHTFGDRTLFNDVSFRLVEGEHVGLVGANGVGKSTLMNILTGKIMYDSGRVEWQPKTHYGYLDQHTQLTPGRSMRETLQDAFLPLYKKEEELNDIAMQMGDADPDRLEELLEEMAEVQDALDAGDFYTLDVKIEEIARGLGLDAIGLERPVEALSGGQRTKLLLAKLLLEKPKVLLLDEPTNYLDEEHIQWLVNYLKNYPHAFLLISHDTEFMSSVTGVIFHLEFSRLSRYTATYEKFIELAELAKQQHLDAYERQADMIKKTETFIAKNKARASTTGRAKSRQKQLDRMDRIEKPEIAAKPQFSFKETRSPSRYVVEAEALTIGYDKPLLPPLTFMIERGEKIALVGMNGVGKSTLLKTMLGKVKPLDGDVLLGEYLTPSYFEQETKAPTHTPLDEIWSAYPSLDQGQVRGALARTGLKNEHISRSMTQLSGGEQAKVRLCKLMMEESNWLIFDEPTNHLDIDAKAELKRAMQAYKGTIVLVSHEPEFYEGLATKVWNVEEWVNAGKQSL; encoded by the coding sequence ATGAGTTTATTAACAGTAGAGAATTTAAGCCATACTTTCGGAGACCGCACACTTTTCAATGATGTGTCGTTCCGTCTAGTTGAAGGCGAACATGTGGGCCTTGTCGGAGCTAACGGCGTCGGCAAATCCACATTGATGAATATTTTAACAGGAAAAATTATGTACGACTCCGGCCGCGTCGAATGGCAGCCGAAAACGCATTACGGTTACTTGGACCAGCATACTCAATTGACGCCTGGGCGCTCAATGCGCGAAACGCTTCAAGATGCCTTCCTGCCACTTTATAAAAAAGAGGAAGAATTGAATGACATCGCTATGCAAATGGGCGATGCCGATCCTGACCGCCTTGAAGAACTTCTTGAAGAAATGGCCGAAGTGCAAGATGCATTGGATGCCGGCGACTTCTACACGCTTGATGTAAAAATTGAAGAGATTGCACGCGGACTCGGACTTGATGCAATCGGCCTGGAACGTCCTGTTGAAGCTCTGTCAGGGGGACAGCGGACCAAGCTGCTTCTTGCCAAATTGCTTTTGGAAAAACCGAAAGTCCTTTTGCTGGATGAGCCGACCAACTATCTGGATGAAGAACATATCCAGTGGCTTGTTAACTACTTAAAGAATTACCCGCATGCGTTCTTGTTGATTTCGCATGATACGGAATTTATGAGCAGCGTAACCGGCGTCATTTTCCACTTGGAATTTTCCCGCTTGTCCCGTTATACAGCGACTTATGAAAAATTCATCGAGCTTGCTGAGCTTGCAAAACAGCAGCATTTGGACGCTTACGAACGACAAGCCGATATGATCAAGAAAACCGAGACCTTCATCGCGAAAAACAAAGCGCGGGCGTCCACAACTGGACGCGCAAAATCACGCCAGAAGCAATTGGATCGCATGGACCGCATTGAAAAACCGGAAATTGCAGCCAAACCGCAATTTTCGTTCAAAGAAACCCGCAGCCCGAGCCGCTATGTAGTAGAAGCAGAAGCTTTGACCATCGGCTACGACAAGCCGCTTCTTCCGCCTCTTACATTCATGATTGAACGAGGCGAGAAAATCGCGCTTGTCGGCATGAACGGCGTCGGTAAATCGACTTTGCTGAAAACGATGCTCGGCAAAGTTAAACCTTTGGATGGCGACGTTCTGCTCGGAGAATATTTGACACCGAGTTATTTTGAACAGGAAACCAAAGCACCTACCCATACGCCGCTTGATGAAATCTGGTCCGCTTACCCGAGCTTGGATCAAGGCCAAGTACGTGGCGCTCTTGCCCGGACCGGATTGAAAAACGAACACATCTCCCGTTCGATGACGCAATTGAGCGGCGGCGAACAAGCCAAAGTCCGCTTATGCAAATTAATGATGGAAGAAAGCAATTGGCTGATTTTCGATGAGCCGACGAACCACTTGGACATTGATGCAAAAGCGGAATTGAAACGCGCGATGCAAGCCTACAAAGGCACAATCGTACTCGTCAGCCACGAACCTGAATTTTACGAAGGCTTGGCAACAAAAGTCTGGAACGTTGAAGAATGGGTCAATGCTGGCAAGCAATCTCTTTAA
- a CDS encoding phospholipase D family protein encodes MKRKRFQGWSKRKRIVRGIAGILALLYIAVIVWHTYKPLPPGVSYAGNTHSVENIDMLYDLSYAQDMKGSEKEYELQIFEKIYDMIDQAEEFIVLDLFLFDNYNDQKTAFPAVAELLTDHLLKKKQGNPEIPIYFITDPLNTGYGSYGSQLLGTLEDAGVEVIFTDLDQLRDSTPLYSGFYRVLFQWFDTDSQGWIANGMSSDAPKLSIASYLEMMNIKANHRKTVVTEKEAIISSANPHNASGLHGNMAFTVSGPIINDILESEEAVSKFSGGPEFPRIQAAEQEGNYKAQYLTESQIFDALIQDIGKAKKGDSIWLAMFYIAESDVVGALKEAANRGVEVRMILDPNENAFGTEKTGLPNRPVVNEMYEEANENMKVRWYNTVVGQFHTKSIMIKTTEETIVMGGSANYTERTLDNYNLEADIRIVAPNDSELVGEMDSYFNRLWTNEDALYTLDVEKFQDEFSFWQRGVYGFQKIFKLTTY; translated from the coding sequence ATGAAGAGAAAGAGGTTCCAAGGGTGGAGCAAGCGAAAAAGAATTGTCAGAGGAATAGCGGGAATTCTGGCTTTATTATACATAGCAGTCATTGTCTGGCATACATATAAACCATTGCCGCCCGGTGTTTCCTATGCAGGAAATACGCACAGTGTAGAAAATATTGATATGCTTTACGACCTTTCCTATGCCCAGGACATGAAAGGGTCAGAAAAGGAATATGAACTGCAGATTTTCGAAAAAATATACGACATGATTGATCAGGCGGAAGAATTTATTGTATTGGATTTGTTTTTATTTGATAATTACAACGACCAGAAAACCGCTTTTCCTGCTGTAGCGGAATTGCTGACCGATCATTTATTGAAGAAAAAACAGGGAAATCCGGAAATTCCCATCTATTTTATCACTGACCCATTAAATACGGGCTATGGCTCTTATGGAAGCCAGTTGCTTGGAACATTGGAGGATGCAGGAGTCGAAGTCATTTTCACCGATCTGGATCAATTGCGGGATTCCACGCCACTGTATTCCGGCTTTTACCGCGTGTTGTTCCAATGGTTCGATACCGACAGCCAAGGGTGGATTGCGAATGGCATGTCGAGCGATGCTCCTAAACTGTCAATCGCCTCGTATCTGGAAATGATGAATATCAAAGCCAACCACCGGAAAACGGTCGTCACCGAAAAAGAAGCGATCATCAGTTCCGCAAATCCGCACAATGCCAGCGGTCTCCATGGGAACATGGCTTTTACAGTAAGTGGGCCGATTATAAATGACATCCTTGAATCGGAAGAAGCGGTGTCCAAATTCTCAGGCGGTCCCGAGTTTCCAAGGATACAGGCTGCCGAGCAAGAAGGAAACTATAAAGCTCAATATTTGACTGAGAGTCAAATATTTGATGCGTTGATACAGGATATTGGGAAAGCGAAGAAAGGAGACAGCATCTGGCTAGCGATGTTTTATATTGCTGAAAGTGATGTAGTCGGGGCTTTGAAAGAAGCGGCAAACCGGGGAGTGGAAGTGCGGATGATTCTTGATCCGAACGAGAACGCTTTCGGTACGGAAAAAACCGGACTGCCGAACCGACCTGTTGTCAACGAAATGTACGAAGAGGCAAATGAAAACATGAAAGTCCGCTGGTATAATACCGTGGTCGGGCAATTCCATACCAAATCCATCATGATCAAGACTACTGAAGAAACAATTGTGATGGGAGGTTCAGCGAATTATACGGAGCGGACACTGGACAATTATAATCTGGAAGCCGATATTCGAATTGTGGCACCGAATGACAGCGAGTTAGTCGGGGAAATGGATAGCTATTTCAATCGCTTATGGACAAATGAAGACGCTCTTTATACCCTGGACGTTGAAAAATTCCAGGATGAATTCTCATTTTGGCAGCGCGGGGTATACGGATTCCAAAAGATATTTAAATTAACAACCTATTAA
- a CDS encoding RNA polymerase sigma factor translates to MESLYTEYNRYIYHLCLKLTRNKSEAEDLMQEVWLKVVRYESSIQEVDHLKAWLTTICMNTFRDRYRKNVRRSKHVMHQPEGLDVSLLDLIPSDEAGAEEILEQQDVSVMIRHKISELDSIYRTTIMYFYVHQLSLIEIAEAMKVSIGTVKSRLFRGKQRLKDMLLEDARTREYVQTA, encoded by the coding sequence ATGGAAAGTTTATATACAGAATACAACCGATACATTTATCATTTGTGCTTAAAATTGACTCGCAATAAATCTGAAGCGGAAGATTTGATGCAAGAAGTATGGTTAAAAGTTGTGCGCTATGAGTCATCGATTCAGGAAGTGGATCATTTGAAAGCGTGGTTGACGACCATCTGCATGAATACTTTCCGTGACCGGTACCGCAAAAATGTACGACGCAGCAAGCATGTGATGCATCAGCCGGAAGGATTGGATGTTTCGCTTCTTGATTTGATTCCTTCTGACGAAGCGGGAGCCGAAGAAATTCTGGAACAGCAAGACGTTTCAGTTATGATTCGCCACAAGATTTCAGAACTTGATTCCATTTACCGCACAACGATCATGTATTTCTACGTTCATCAATTGTCATTGATTGAAATTGCGGAAGCCATGAAAGTATCAATTGGAACCGTGAAATCACGCTTGTTCCGAGGCAAACAACGGTTAAAAGACATGTTGCTGGAAGATGCACGCACGCGTGAGTATGTACAAACAGCTTAA